A genome region from Neptunomonas japonica JAMM 1380 includes the following:
- a CDS encoding DsrE family protein translates to MSTLKTLILTAGLLLLSLNSFSAPLYNDQKVVYHMNYHDESRIAETMTNISNHLQSLGEDHIDVKVVVHGRAIEYFMDAVENQEKQISIDSLRLRDVQFIMCGNTLDGYNITREDLYEVEEDDVVQAGLPTIVDLQQKGYIYVRP, encoded by the coding sequence ATGAGCACCCTTAAAACACTTATTTTAACCGCCGGCCTATTATTACTAAGCCTCAATAGCTTTTCGGCCCCTCTATACAACGATCAAAAAGTTGTCTACCACATGAATTATCATGATGAGAGCCGCATCGCCGAAACAATGACTAACATATCGAACCACCTTCAATCACTCGGAGAAGACCATATCGATGTAAAGGTAGTTGTTCACGGAAGAGCCATTGAATATTTTATGGATGCAGTAGAAAATCAGGAAAAACAGATAAGCATAGACTCCCTTCGCCTTAGGGATGTGCAGTTTATCATGTGCGGCAACACACTCGATGGCTATAACATTACACGCGAAGATCTATACGAAGTTGAAGAAGACGATGTTGTTCAAGCAGGCCTACCCACCATCGTAGACCTTCAACAGAAAGGCTACATATACGTACGCCCATGA
- a CDS encoding YciI family protein, which produces MFYAIIAEDKPGTHDARMAARPDHLSRLVALKELGKLFVAGPHPAIDSEDPGSAGFTGSLVIAEFDSLAEAQDWANADPYIAAGVYAKVTVKPYKKVLP; this is translated from the coding sequence ATGTTTTACGCTATTATCGCTGAAGACAAGCCCGGCACTCACGATGCTCGCATGGCAGCCAGACCCGACCACCTCAGCAGGCTGGTTGCATTGAAAGAACTAGGCAAGCTATTTGTAGCAGGTCCACATCCTGCTATTGATTCAGAAGACCCAGGATCGGCCGGCTTTACTGGCAGCCTCGTGATTGCAGAATTTGACTCACTAGCGGAGGCGCAAGATTGGGCTAATGCCGATCCTTATATAGCCGCCGGTGTTTATGCCAAAGTCACTGTAAAGCCTTATAAGAAAGTATTACCCTAA
- a CDS encoding PHP domain-containing protein translates to MLAHSYDFHTHSTASDGTLAPQVLIEKASEAGVKLIALTDHDSMSGYQALVSSGISADIELVAGVELTCRLDKQVVHVVGLNLDASNEQLNAHLLGLDQLRMERAKAIALRLHKAGLPDLLEAAIGCAGGGQIGRPHFAQALLQMGLVNDQQQAFKKYLGAGKKGDVKVEWPQLASIIEIIHAAGGVSILAHPTKYNLTLNKVRYLVAQFSELGGDALEVGYPAVTADHQKSLSVLVEKHQLMASGGSDFHNPDYHWTGLGRFPKVPEHLPHVLDAIR, encoded by the coding sequence ATGCTGGCACATTCTTATGACTTTCATACTCACTCGACCGCGTCGGACGGGACTTTAGCGCCGCAAGTGCTGATAGAAAAAGCGAGCGAGGCGGGTGTAAAGCTGATAGCGTTGACGGACCACGACTCTATGAGCGGTTACCAGGCATTGGTCAGTTCAGGGATTAGTGCTGATATAGAGTTGGTTGCTGGTGTGGAGTTAACCTGTCGGTTGGATAAGCAGGTGGTTCATGTAGTTGGTTTAAATCTTGATGCAAGCAACGAGCAGCTAAATGCCCATTTGCTAGGGCTTGATCAGTTGCGTATGGAGCGGGCTAAAGCGATAGCATTACGCTTACATAAAGCCGGTTTGCCTGATTTACTCGAGGCGGCAATTGGGTGCGCAGGTGGCGGGCAAATAGGGCGGCCTCATTTCGCGCAAGCGCTCTTACAAATGGGTTTGGTGAATGATCAGCAGCAGGCCTTTAAAAAGTACTTAGGCGCGGGTAAAAAAGGTGATGTTAAGGTTGAGTGGCCGCAGCTTGCTTCAATTATTGAGATTATTCATGCGGCGGGCGGTGTAAGTATCTTGGCACATCCTACGAAATATAATTTAACCTTAAATAAGGTTCGCTATTTGGTGGCGCAATTTAGTGAGCTGGGTGGCGATGCATTAGAGGTTGGTTATCCTGCAGTGACGGCGGATCATCAGAAGTCGTTATCTGTTTTGGTTGAGAAGCACCAGTTAATGGCTTCTGGTGGGAGTGATTTTCATAATCCGGATTATCATTGGACAGGGTTGGGGCGTTTTCCGAAAGTGCCAGAGCATCTGCCGCATGTATTAGATGCGATTCGTTAG
- a CDS encoding rhodanese-like domain-containing protein: MKIKDWLSFTPTPQITAQALHKQLKEEHNNLFLLDVRSHTEWKLSHIPSSHSRSVFSVDLTKIPKDKTIICICLTAHRSTPIVRELLRHGYNAYELHGGMRLWWKHDFPTEKS; the protein is encoded by the coding sequence ATGAAAATAAAAGACTGGCTCTCATTTACTCCAACCCCTCAGATTACAGCTCAAGCATTACACAAACAGCTGAAAGAGGAACACAACAACCTGTTTTTACTTGACGTACGCAGCCATACTGAGTGGAAATTAAGCCACATTCCTTCAAGCCATTCCCGCTCGGTTTTCAGCGTAGATTTAACCAAAATCCCCAAAGACAAAACCATTATCTGCATCTGCCTTACAGCCCACCGAAGCACACCTATTGTTAGAGAATTATTACGCCACGGCTATAATGCCTATGAGCTTCACGGCGGCATGCGCCTCTGGTGGAAACACGATTTCCCTACAGAAAAGTCATAA
- the gyrA gene encoding DNA gyrase subunit A, with protein MGDLTKEILPVNIEDEMKQSYLDYAMSVIVGRALPDVRDGLKPVHRRVLFAMSELSNDWNKPYKKSARVVGDVIGKYHPHGDSAVYDTIVRMAQDFSMRYTLVDGQGNFGSVDGDSAAAMRYTEIRMDKISHELLSDLDKETVDFVPNYDGTEFIPEVLPSRVPNLLVNGSSGIAVGMATNIPPHNLREVVNGCLALIDNSELTVDELMEHIPGPDFPTGAIINGRAGILEAYRTGRGRIYIRSKYHVEENSKGRSAIIVTEIPYQLNKARLIEKIAELVKEKKLEGISELRDESDKDGMRIYIELKRGEMPEVIANNLFAQTQMEGVFGINVVALVDGQPKILNLKELIENFIRHRREVVTRRTVYLLRKARERGHVLEGLAIALANIDEVIQLIKQSPTPSEAKERLTEMAWAPGSVVDMLERAGENACRPDDLDPQYGMREGKYYLSPVQAQAILDLRLHRLTGLEHEKLINEYQELLVKIAELLEILGSYTRLMEVIREELEAIVAEFGDERRTEIIASRRDLTVADLITEEDMVVTISHGGYAKTQPLTDYQSQRRGGKGKSVTAVKDEDFVEHLLIASTHATILCFTNKGKVYWLKVYEIPPASRAARGRPIVNILPLDEGERISTILPVNEYSEERFVFMATASGTVKKTSLVNFSRPRSSGLIAVDLLDDDALIGAAITEGDDDILLVTDAGKVARFHEGEVRAMGRTARGVRGVKMKGAARVISLIIPQEGGKVLTASERGFGKQTAVEDFPCKGRGNQGVIGMQCTDRNGNLAGAVQVFEGDDVMLISDQGTMVRTRTSEISVLGRNTQGVMLIRVAGDENLVSLARIEEPEVPDEAVLDAEGNVVEGSVVDGTEEVVAAQDAAIPSDDESDVEPDAE; from the coding sequence ATGGGTGATTTAACCAAAGAAATTTTGCCGGTAAATATCGAAGATGAGATGAAGCAGTCTTATCTCGATTATGCCATGAGTGTTATCGTTGGCCGGGCCTTGCCTGATGTCCGTGATGGCTTAAAGCCTGTTCACCGTCGTGTTTTGTTTGCGATGAGTGAGCTTAGCAATGACTGGAATAAACCGTATAAAAAATCTGCACGTGTGGTGGGTGATGTAATCGGTAAGTATCACCCTCATGGTGATAGCGCTGTTTATGACACCATTGTCCGTATGGCGCAGGATTTTTCGATGCGTTATACGCTGGTCGATGGACAAGGTAACTTCGGTTCCGTCGATGGCGATTCAGCAGCAGCAATGCGATATACCGAAATTCGCATGGATAAAATCTCCCATGAGCTGCTATCTGACTTAGATAAAGAAACAGTCGACTTCGTACCTAACTACGATGGCACAGAATTTATTCCAGAAGTGCTGCCTTCGCGTGTTCCTAACCTATTGGTTAATGGCTCGTCCGGTATTGCCGTAGGTATGGCGACTAATATTCCGCCACATAACTTGCGCGAAGTTGTTAACGGTTGCCTTGCACTGATAGATAACTCAGAACTCACCGTTGATGAGTTAATGGAACATATTCCAGGACCTGACTTTCCAACGGGCGCTATTATTAATGGGCGCGCAGGTATTCTTGAGGCGTATCGTACCGGCCGTGGCCGTATTTATATTCGCTCCAAGTACCATGTAGAAGAAAACAGTAAAGGTCGCAGCGCCATTATTGTGACTGAAATACCTTACCAGTTGAATAAAGCCCGCTTGATTGAAAAAATCGCGGAGCTAGTTAAAGAGAAAAAACTAGAAGGTATCAGTGAGTTACGTGATGAATCCGATAAAGATGGTATGCGAATCTATATCGAATTAAAACGTGGCGAAATGCCAGAAGTTATTGCTAATAACCTGTTTGCCCAAACACAGATGGAAGGTGTTTTTGGTATAAATGTGGTGGCATTGGTTGATGGTCAGCCGAAAATTCTGAACCTAAAAGAATTGATCGAAAACTTTATCCGTCATCGCCGAGAAGTGGTGACGCGTCGTACTGTTTACTTGCTGCGTAAAGCGCGTGAGCGAGGTCATGTTCTAGAAGGTTTGGCGATTGCATTAGCTAATATTGATGAAGTTATCCAGCTGATCAAGCAGTCTCCAACACCATCAGAAGCTAAAGAGCGACTGACAGAGATGGCATGGGCGCCAGGTTCTGTTGTCGATATGCTTGAGCGCGCGGGTGAGAATGCTTGCCGTCCTGATGATCTAGATCCTCAGTATGGTATGCGCGAAGGTAAATATTACCTTTCTCCAGTGCAGGCTCAAGCTATTCTGGATCTTCGACTCCATCGTTTGACTGGCCTTGAACATGAGAAGCTGATTAACGAATACCAAGAATTGCTGGTTAAAATTGCTGAGCTACTTGAAATCTTGGGTTCTTATACGCGTTTGATGGAAGTGATTCGCGAAGAGCTAGAAGCGATTGTGGCCGAGTTTGGCGATGAGCGCCGTACTGAGATTATCGCGTCTCGACGTGATTTGACCGTTGCTGACCTAATCACAGAAGAAGATATGGTGGTAACCATCTCTCATGGTGGTTATGCGAAGACGCAACCGTTAACGGATTACCAGTCACAACGTCGTGGCGGTAAGGGTAAATCAGTAACTGCAGTAAAAGATGAAGATTTTGTTGAACACCTTCTTATTGCCAGTACGCACGCCACTATTTTGTGCTTTACCAATAAAGGGAAGGTTTACTGGTTGAAGGTATATGAGATACCGCCAGCGAGTCGGGCTGCTCGTGGTCGCCCAATTGTAAATATTTTGCCATTGGATGAAGGTGAACGTATATCGACTATTCTTCCGGTAAATGAATACAGTGAAGAGCGCTTTGTCTTTATGGCAACAGCGAGTGGTACCGTTAAGAAGACCTCTTTGGTTAACTTCTCACGCCCAAGGTCATCTGGCTTAATTGCTGTTGATCTACTCGACGATGATGCGCTAATTGGTGCTGCTATCACTGAGGGAGATGACGATATTCTACTGGTAACAGATGCCGGTAAAGTAGCGCGTTTCCATGAAGGTGAAGTTCGTGCGATGGGCCGTACAGCGCGTGGTGTACGCGGTGTTAAGATGAAAGGTGCCGCACGTGTGATCTCTCTGATTATTCCTCAGGAAGGTGGCAAGGTATTAACAGCGTCTGAGCGTGGTTTTGGTAAACAGACGGCAGTTGAAGACTTCCCTTGTAAAGGGCGTGGTAACCAGGGTGTGATTGGTATGCAGTGTACTGATCGTAATGGTAACTTGGCGGGTGCAGTGCAGGTCTTTGAAGGCGATGATGTGATGCTGATCAGTGATCAGGGCACTATGGTTCGTACACGCACTTCTGAGATATCTGTCTTGGGTCGTAACACGCAGGGTGTAATGCTAATTCGCGTTGCCGGAGATGAAAATCTGGTGAGTCTGGCGCGTATTGAAGAGCCAGAAGTGCCAGATGAAGCTGTTTTGGATGCCGAAGGTAATGTTGTTGAAGGTAGCGTAGTTGACGGTACTGAAGAGGTAGTGGCAGCGCAAGATGCTGCAATACCGTCTGATGATGAAAGCGACGTAGAACCCGACGCAGAGTAA
- a CDS encoding H-NS family nucleoid-associated regulatory protein, which yields MTDIVKILTRKNSLRKQCQDLSITDIEKIIVDLSDILKEKEAFELERVEADREKNAKIDMIRKTMQEAGIGFDDIKDLVATSPKKKVEAKYRITDANGDTHEWSGRGRTPLAFQEYFDTQGVTKDACLIK from the coding sequence ATGACTGATATCGTAAAAATCTTAACAAGGAAAAATTCTCTGCGTAAGCAGTGTCAGGACTTATCAATAACGGACATTGAAAAAATAATCGTTGATCTTTCAGATATATTGAAAGAAAAAGAAGCATTTGAATTAGAGCGTGTAGAAGCTGATCGTGAGAAAAATGCGAAAATTGATATGATCCGCAAAACGATGCAAGAAGCGGGCATAGGCTTTGATGATATTAAAGATTTGGTTGCAACTTCTCCTAAGAAAAAAGTAGAAGCCAAATACCGTATTACAGATGCAAATGGTGATACACATGAATGGTCTGGTCGTGGTAGAACGCCATTAGCATTCCAAGAATACTTTGATACGCAAGGTGTTACTAAGGATGCTTGTTTAATTAAGTAA
- the rluB gene encoding 23S rRNA pseudouridine(2605) synthase RluB, producing MSDEKLQKVLARSGYGSRREMERWIGEGRVSVNGRTATLGDRVSHRDQIQVNGRAANIVSEAESPRRVLIYNKPVGEVSTRHDPEGRPTVYDHLPPLRTGRWIAIGRLDLNTSGLLVFTTDGELAHMMMHPSANIDREYAVRVLGNVPEEMLARLKEGVLLEDGMAKFTDVRFFDGDGANKWYHCVVMEGRNREVRRLWESQGLQVSRLKRVRYGSLFLPSDVKAGTWKELTTKDIKVLASKLGIDQKKPVRMKPAEKEKLERRYKHQQIRHSVGPKHRKD from the coding sequence ATGTCAGATGAAAAGTTACAGAAAGTGTTGGCGCGCTCTGGATATGGCTCACGTCGTGAGATGGAGCGCTGGATAGGTGAGGGGCGGGTGTCCGTTAATGGGCGCACTGCAACTTTGGGGGATCGGGTTAGTCATCGCGACCAGATTCAAGTCAATGGGCGAGCAGCAAATATAGTTTCTGAAGCTGAAAGCCCTCGTCGGGTATTAATTTATAATAAGCCGGTTGGTGAAGTGTCTACTCGACACGACCCTGAAGGGCGTCCTACTGTGTATGATCATCTTCCGCCGTTAAGAACTGGGCGCTGGATTGCTATAGGGCGTTTGGATTTAAATACCAGTGGTTTGTTGGTGTTTACAACGGATGGCGAGTTGGCGCATATGATGATGCACCCATCTGCCAATATTGATCGCGAATATGCTGTGCGTGTTTTGGGTAATGTGCCTGAAGAGATGCTGGCGCGTCTTAAAGAGGGTGTGTTGCTTGAAGATGGGATGGCTAAATTTACAGACGTTCGTTTCTTTGATGGTGATGGTGCCAATAAGTGGTACCACTGTGTGGTAATGGAAGGTCGGAACCGTGAAGTGCGTCGCTTGTGGGAGTCGCAGGGTCTGCAGGTTAGTCGCTTAAAGCGTGTGCGCTACGGTTCATTGTTTTTGCCTAGTGATGTTAAGGCGGGAACTTGGAAAGAACTTACCACTAAAGATATTAAAGTGTTGGCTAGCAAGCTGGGTATTGATCAGAAGAAACCCGTGCGTATGAAGCCGGCAGAAAAAGAAAAGCTTGAGCGTCGCTACAAGCATCAGCAGATACGTCATTCTGTTGGTCCTAAGCATCGTAAGGACTAA
- a CDS encoding HAD family hydrolase, with translation MKTSKIRKPEAVLFDLDGTLLDTAPDFHWVINQLLTKNNLPAQPYVELRKHVSNGANAMLKAAFKLSDGDSKLPSLNQQMLSLYDQHLANDSKLFPGIKSLLATLEEQQIPWGIVTNKPKRFTAPILSALKLSTRSASTICPDHVNKTKPDPEPLLLACQQIQVTPQNCIYIGDHIRDIDAGNRADMFTIGALYGYINESENADNWNANAYVQHADQILSVIDAHF, from the coding sequence GTGAAAACAAGCAAAATAAGAAAACCAGAAGCCGTTCTGTTCGATCTTGATGGAACGCTTCTTGATACTGCACCCGACTTTCACTGGGTTATCAACCAACTACTAACAAAGAACAACTTACCAGCCCAACCTTACGTCGAACTACGCAAGCACGTTTCCAATGGTGCGAACGCCATGTTAAAAGCAGCATTCAAGCTCAGCGATGGCGACAGCAAACTGCCCAGTTTGAACCAGCAGATGCTCAGTCTTTACGACCAACACCTCGCCAACGACAGCAAGCTATTTCCGGGCATTAAATCACTACTAGCCACACTAGAAGAACAACAAATTCCTTGGGGCATAGTCACCAACAAGCCTAAACGCTTCACCGCACCTATTTTATCCGCGCTAAAACTAAGCACACGAAGTGCAAGTACCATCTGCCCAGACCATGTAAACAAGACAAAACCTGACCCTGAGCCACTACTTTTAGCTTGCCAACAAATACAGGTCACGCCACAAAATTGTATTTATATTGGTGACCATATACGTGATATCGATGCCGGAAATCGCGCAGATATGTTCACAATTGGTGCTTTATATGGCTATATTAACGAATCGGAGAACGCTGATAACTGGAATGCTAACGCCTATGTTCAGCATGCAGATCAGATTCTATCTGTAATAGACGCGCATTTTTGA
- a CDS encoding L-threonylcarbamoyladenylate synthase, giving the protein MSQFFQIHTENPQKRLIQQAVDIINKGGVIVYPTDCAYALGCHLGDKSALDKIKRIRKLDDKHNFTLVCRDLSEIGTYAKVDNQMYRFLKAHTPGAYTFILKATAEVPRRLLHPKRRSIGLRIPDNKIVQALLEALGEPIMSTSLIMPGEDEPLSDPYDIRDVLQHEIDLVIDGGYCGVAATTVISLIDDRPEVIREGAGDISDFV; this is encoded by the coding sequence GTGAGCCAGTTTTTTCAGATACACACAGAAAATCCGCAAAAAAGGCTAATTCAGCAAGCGGTAGATATTATTAATAAGGGTGGGGTTATTGTATACCCAACGGATTGTGCTTATGCGCTAGGCTGCCATTTAGGTGATAAATCAGCCCTTGATAAAATAAAACGTATTCGCAAGTTGGATGATAAACATAACTTTACATTAGTTTGTCGTGATTTAAGTGAGATTGGAACTTATGCAAAAGTTGATAACCAAATGTATAGGTTTTTAAAGGCGCATACTCCTGGTGCATATACTTTTATATTAAAAGCGACAGCAGAAGTTCCGCGGCGCTTATTGCATCCTAAAAGGAGGTCGATTGGACTAAGGATTCCTGATAATAAAATAGTTCAGGCGCTACTTGAAGCTTTGGGTGAGCCTATTATGAGTACCTCCTTAATTATGCCTGGAGAGGATGAGCCGCTTTCAGACCCTTATGATATTCGTGATGTATTACAGCATGAAATAGACTTGGTTATAGATGGTGGTTATTGCGGGGTGGCGGCTACAACAGTTATTAGTTTAATAGATGATCGGCCTGAAGTTATCAGAGAGGGGGCGGGTGATATTTCCGATTTTGTATAA
- a CDS encoding YciK family oxidoreductase, which yields MFEYNAPNNLLENKIILVTGAGDGIGRAAALTYAAHGATVILVGKTTEKLENVYDEIEAAGGPKPAIVPLNLETATEHDYIDLTNILDNEFGHIDGLLHNASLLGVRTPIESYDPIIWQQVMQVNINAPFILTQTLMPLLHRSENASVIFTSSGVGRKGSAYWGAYSVSKFATEGFMQVMADEVENTANIRVNCINPGATRTKMRAYAYPGEQPENNPEPANIMPLYLYLMGHDSNDVNGQSLNAQ from the coding sequence ATGTTTGAATACAACGCTCCCAACAACCTTCTTGAAAACAAGATAATCCTTGTCACCGGCGCTGGCGACGGCATCGGGCGCGCGGCTGCATTAACGTATGCCGCACATGGTGCCACCGTCATACTCGTAGGCAAAACAACTGAAAAACTTGAAAACGTTTACGACGAAATAGAAGCAGCAGGTGGCCCTAAACCTGCGATAGTACCGCTCAATCTAGAAACAGCGACAGAACATGACTACATTGATCTAACTAACATCTTAGACAATGAGTTTGGTCATATCGATGGGTTACTACACAACGCCTCACTACTTGGCGTAAGAACGCCCATAGAGTCATACGATCCTATTATTTGGCAACAAGTCATGCAGGTAAACATCAACGCCCCGTTTATCCTAACGCAAACGCTTATGCCTCTATTACACCGCTCTGAGAACGCATCCGTTATTTTCACCTCTTCAGGAGTAGGAAGAAAAGGGAGCGCATACTGGGGTGCTTACAGCGTGTCAAAGTTTGCAACCGAAGGCTTTATGCAGGTCATGGCAGACGAAGTGGAAAACACTGCCAACATAAGAGTTAACTGCATCAACCCTGGCGCCACACGCACTAAAATGCGCGCCTACGCATACCCTGGGGAGCAACCAGAAAATAATCCAGAACCCGCTAACATTATGCCGCTCTACCTGTATCTAATGGGTCACGATAGCAATGATGTGAACGGACAATCACTAAACGCTCAATAA
- the ubiG gene encoding bifunctional 2-polyprenyl-6-hydroxyphenol methylase/3-demethylubiquinol 3-O-methyltransferase UbiG has product MTDQTFSANIDPSEIAKFEELASRWWDKDSEFKPLHDINPLRVGYIDRIASLAGKTVLDVGCGGGILSESMALRGAEVSGIDMGAAPLKIAKLHGLESGVSVKYQQITAEEMAEANPAAFDVVTCMEMLEHVPDPSSIVQACAKMVKPGGHVFFSTLNRNPKSYLFAILGAEHVLKLVPQGTHDFKKFIRPSELATWIRQSKLKTNDITGMTYNPFTKQYRLDTSDVDVNFIIATTRPEL; this is encoded by the coding sequence ATGACCGATCAAACTTTTTCTGCAAACATTGACCCTTCTGAAATTGCCAAATTTGAAGAATTGGCTAGCCGATGGTGGGACAAAGACAGTGAGTTCAAACCACTACACGATATCAATCCATTGCGTGTTGGCTATATCGACCGCATTGCATCACTCGCAGGAAAAACAGTACTTGATGTAGGCTGCGGCGGCGGGATTTTATCTGAATCCATGGCCTTACGTGGCGCAGAAGTATCCGGCATAGACATGGGAGCAGCGCCACTTAAAATAGCCAAGCTTCACGGTTTAGAAAGCGGCGTATCGGTTAAGTACCAACAAATCACAGCAGAAGAGATGGCAGAAGCCAACCCAGCAGCGTTTGATGTTGTCACGTGCATGGAAATGCTAGAGCACGTTCCTGATCCATCATCCATTGTTCAGGCGTGCGCTAAAATGGTAAAGCCGGGCGGACATGTCTTCTTCTCGACACTTAACCGCAACCCAAAGAGCTATTTATTTGCCATACTAGGTGCAGAACATGTGCTAAAGCTTGTTCCACAAGGCACTCACGACTTCAAAAAGTTCATCCGCCCTTCCGAACTGGCCACATGGATCCGTCAATCAAAGCTTAAAACCAACGACATTACGGGCATGACGTACAACCCGTTTACTAAGCAATACCGCTTAGATACTTCCGATGTCGACGTCAACTTTATCATTGCGACCACCCGCCCTGAGCTATAA
- a CDS encoding OmpA family protein, with amino-acid sequence MKKLAMTAGFALAMSMSAAALAHPVNSGYVTDSGDTVWRTGFGECWHTGTWGQDDATVEGCDGYQKMTAAAPAPTPAAPAPAMMAADKKFAVFFDFDSAVVDSVSDIANYVNGLATVKSIRLIGNADPIGSSAYNDALSRRRADNVAAALRSAGVDSNAMTVDALGETAPIAQCSGRGAALISCLRADRRVDVQISGKK; translated from the coding sequence ATGAAAAAGCTCGCTATGACCGCAGGTTTCGCTCTTGCGATGAGCATGTCAGCTGCTGCCCTGGCTCACCCAGTAAACAGCGGTTACGTTACTGACTCTGGTGATACTGTATGGCGCACAGGTTTTGGTGAGTGCTGGCATACTGGTACCTGGGGACAAGACGACGCAACAGTTGAAGGCTGTGACGGTTACCAGAAAATGACTGCCGCTGCTCCAGCTCCAACACCAGCTGCTCCAGCTCCAGCAATGATGGCTGCTGATAAAAAATTCGCTGTATTCTTTGATTTCGATAGCGCTGTTGTAGATAGCGTTTCTGACATCGCTAACTACGTTAACGGCTTGGCTACTGTTAAGAGCATCCGTTTAATCGGTAATGCTGACCCTATCGGTTCAAGCGCATACAACGACGCTCTATCTCGTCGCCGTGCTGACAACGTTGCAGCAGCTCTTCGCTCTGCTGGTGTTGATAGCAACGCTATGACTGTTGACGCTTTAGGTGAAACAGCTCCTATCGCTCAATGTTCTGGCCGTGGCGCTGCTTTGATTAGCTGCCTACGTGCTGATCGTCGTGTAGACGTTCAGATCTCTGGCAAGAAGTAA
- a CDS encoding septation protein A — MKLLLDFFPIIIFFGVYKYTDDIIMATAVLIPATLIQMLYTWFKEHKIEKMQLVTLVLVIIMGGATVIFQDKTFIQWKPTVVNWLFGIAFLGSQFIGTKTIIERIMSGNIELPQHAWKTLNIAWVAFFLAMGVINLAVAYNFSEETWVNFKLFGMLGLTIVFIVLQGLYMSKYIKNTD, encoded by the coding sequence ATGAAACTACTTCTCGACTTTTTCCCAATAATTATTTTTTTCGGCGTGTACAAGTACACGGACGATATCATCATGGCAACTGCCGTATTGATTCCCGCAACCCTGATTCAGATGCTTTACACATGGTTCAAAGAGCACAAAATCGAAAAAATGCAGCTAGTCACTCTAGTGCTTGTCATCATTATGGGCGGCGCTACTGTTATATTTCAAGACAAGACCTTCATTCAATGGAAACCTACTGTCGTCAACTGGTTGTTTGGGATCGCTTTCTTAGGAAGCCAATTCATCGGCACTAAAACCATTATTGAAAGGATCATGTCTGGCAATATCGAATTACCTCAACATGCGTGGAAAACACTAAATATAGCCTGGGTTGCCTTCTTCCTTGCTATGGGTGTGATCAACTTGGCTGTTGCCTATAACTTTTCCGAAGAAACATGGGTCAACTTTAAGCTATTTGGCATGCTAGGACTTACTATTGTATTTATAGTCCTTCAGGGGCTTTATATGTCTAAATATATAAAGAACACAGACTAG